In Williamsia sp. DF01-3, the genomic window GTACGAGAGGCATTGCGCCAACGCCAGCTTCGTAGCGACATCGCCACCGTCCAATCGACGGTCGATCACATTATCGAGATCCGCACAGACGCTGCCCAGGTTAAATCGACTGATCTGCTCGATCTGATGCTCTCCACCGCTGACCCGGAAACCGGGGAGTTGCTCGACCACAACAACGTTCGCAACCAAATCCTGACGTTCCTCGTGGCCGGCCACGAGACCACCGCATCACTGCTTGAAACCACGCTGTTCTATGTGGCCCAAGATGCTGGCCTTCAAGATCGGCTGCGCACGGAGGCAGCAACACTGAAGGCTGCGGATTATGCATATACGGCCGTTGCAGGCTTGCGGGACATACGCGCCACCCTGAACGAGGTCCTGCGGCTTTGGCCTCCCCTTCCCGGTCTCTTCCGTGTGTCGCGCCGCGATCAAACGCTGGGTGGGTACCACGTCCCAGCAGGGCGAGCGGTTTTCGTGCTGGCCCTAGCAGCGCAGCGTGATCCCGCTGTGTGGGGTGATTCTGCCGACGATTTCGACCCGTTCCGGCCTAAACCGGCGCGGAACGCGTTTTTCCGGCCGTGGGGTATTGGCCCGCGCAGTTGCATTGGCCGCGCGTTCGCCTTTCACGAAGCAACATTGCTTATCGCGCACATTCTCAACAATTTTGAGCTGTCCGCGCCGGCACCAGCGCAGCTGAATATCCGCGAGCGCGGCGCGCTACGTCCTGAACCGTTCCACGTGAAAGTTGCTAGCCTCGCTAAGTAGCAGGTCACCCATGGTTTTTGTGCGGACCGGTACAGCTAGCATGGCCCCCCATGAGCTGGTACATCATCGAAACCCTCGAGCGCCCGCCCACCATGTCCGTGGTTTTCAAGGACGGCAGCCGACGGGATTGGGCCAACGTTCAAGGCCTACGACGTGACACGAACGTTCACTCCGAGACGCTGGTCAAAGCCCTAGAGGAGGTCCGGCAAAGCGGGAAGCCGGTCAAACCGATCGAAGTCCCCGGCTATCAGGGACCAAGACTGGTGTCCGCAATCCCGATCTTGAGCTACGACAGACAGGTCTACGGAATCCAGTTGTGGGTGGGCGGACTTCAGGAAGAAATTCCCCACCCCCGAATTACCGCCGCGACCACCTGGGATGCGAAAACACTGCAGGTCAGCCAGGGCTTGGAGTCGTGGCTGATGAGCACAAACGACGCTGACGGGTTTCGGCGCAATCGGAACTCCGGTGAGTTCATGCGGAAAGTCGTTCGGTTTGACGGAGTTGACGAGCTCACCGAGCACGCAATCAACCCCATCGAAGGCCGAACCCTCGAATCCGACGTCGTCGTCCTGCACGACGAGGGTCACCTGATGCGTTGGCATTCAGTCGTGCGAAATCGCAACGATGACGAGGCATTTGGACTCCGAAGCATCATGCATGACGTATCGGACACGCAAGATCCACAGGTAGGCGCCCTCGAACACCTAGGAGTGACCGAGGCCGACCCAAATGGGAACGTTTCTGCGCTCATTGCTTTTCCAAATGGAAACGAGACGGTTGTCGTGGTCAAGTTTCTGACCCAACCTCCACACTGGATTGACTACCGCCTTGACGGCTCGAACGACATCATCCACCCAGAGGACTGGCCGCTCCTTCGGCGCAACCAGAACATACTCTCGGCCGGAACCCCCGGCGCACGGGTCAAATCTCAGGTGCGGATTCGTACCTCCGACCCAGAAAAATGGGTCGCAGTGAACCTAGTGGAGTGGCGGTACCCAGGCACCGTTGGCGACAAGCTCCACATTGTCCAGTTTTCTCGCGTCACCCCCGCCAGCGAAACTTGATCGCCCGTGCCGCCCCACGATGTGACGAAGTCTTGAGGGGGACGCCCGCTTGGCTCAACCGTGCGCCAGGGGTAAACGACAAACCCCGGCCCGCCGGAGTTTCTGCAGGTAAACCCGGATCGCGAGCGATCCAATGCATGTATGCATGTATGCATGTATGCATCCAGATCGTTCGGGAGGTCACTACCCTTCCTAGAGGTCGTACTTGCACGCATACATGTATGTATACCTGCAAACAGTCTTGCTTGTCAGCCTGTAAACAGTCTTGCGTGCACACTTGCAGGCATGGCAGTATGTGTGTATGTCGTCGAACTCGTACATTCTTGCGGTAGCGATGCAAAAGGGCGGCGTGGGCAAGACCACCACCGCCAACAACATTGCTTACGAACTCCATCTCGCCGGTCTCAGCGTCCTTCTCATTGATCTTGATCCGCAGGCCAACGCCACAGACGGGTACGGCGTGGAGCTCGGTGACGACGACGGCACGATGTACGAGGTGCTCGTGCCGGACCGGGGGCTACGGATGCCCCTGGCGGAGGTGGTCCAACGGACCGAAAACGGAGTCGACGTCGCACCGTCATCCGACAGTCTTTATGCGTTGGAACGGACCGGGCTCGGCCCAGGGGGAGAGAATCGGCTCAAGGTCGCTATTGACGCGTTGCCCGACCCGTACGACGCGATCGTCATCGACTGCCCGCCGGCACTAGGTCCCATGACGACTTCGGCGTTCGCGGCGGCAACGGATGTCCTTGCCGTCGTTTCGCCAGGAGGTCCAGACGAGCTCAAGGGGCTCACTGCTCTGGCGAACAACGTCTACGACGCCCAGGAACTCCTCAACCCACAGGTCGACATCCGCCATGTGCTGCTCGCCAACTACAACGGTGGCTCGGCGCTGGCGAAGGGAATCCGTTTAAACCTCGAGCGGGACTGGCCAAACGAGTATTTGGGCGAAATTAGCCGCACCGTTCGAGTGGGGGAGGCTAAGGACAAGCGCGTACCCATCGCCGTCTGGTCCCCAAGCTGTACAGCCGCACTCGACTATCGAGCCGTGGCTAAGGAGCTCCTCAAGCGCCTCGACAACGCCCGCTCCGCTTAAGTGGAAGGAAAGTCAATGACGAAGACGCCTGGTATTACGCCCCAGTCGACGCGGCCGACAAGACGTCAGGCCCGGGAGCAGGCCACCAGCTTGGCCGCGGTTGTTGCCCCAGTTAGCAGCCCGGATCCGGTGCCAACGCCCCCAGCGTTGCAGGTCGAGCCCGAGCCAACAGCGCCGACCGAGCCGACCGAGCCGGCCGCGCCGACCCAGCCGGCGGCCGCGGAACCCAAAACACCCCGGAAACCGGCTGTCACCCCGTCTGACAGGGGAGCGGGCAAGCGGCTAACGGCGCCGAAGCGAACCCCCAAAGTTCCGTTCTCCACTCAGATCGAAATCGGCACGGCTCGCCGCCTGGACTGGTTGGTGCGCGAACGGCGCTACAAGCTCACAGATATCACCGGCGATGCGCTCGATGAGCTGTTCGACAAGCTTGGCGTGCCAACCGCGGACGACCTCGCCTAACTGCATGCATGTCTACATGTATGTAGATGCACCTTGAGCGGGTTGCTTCCAAACGGTCCTGACCAGTGATTCCAGCACTGGCCAGGACCTCGACCACAGATTGGACCTGTGACCGTGAATACCGATACTAAGCGCTCAACTGTGCAGCAAATGGCGGTTGTCACCGCGATCGCCGTAACGACATTGCTTGCACTGGGCAGCTTCATCTTGAGCTTTTCAGCGTTGTGGGACATTGCAACCGAGATCTGGCCACAGCGAGAGCTGTCTTGGATCGCACCTGTCATCGTCGACGGCACCATTTTGCAAGCGACCATCTCTTTGGTCGCAGCTGCCGGCGACGAATCCAGGCGTTCCCGACAGTTCTTCTGGTTCCTCCTGACTACCGCGGCCGCCATCAGCATCGCCGGCAACGCCCTTCACGCGTATATCTCCGAGACCGCCCGCCTGGATCCGATGGTCGCCGTCATTGGCGGCACGATTCCGCCAGCGTTCTTACTCCTGTCGACCCATGGTCTCGTTCTGCTCCTTCGGCTTCGACCTGAACATGCTGCGCCAAGCGTCCAAGAGGTCGAAGACCACCTCGCAACCCTGCAGGAGATCGCACCAGCCGGCCACCCCGATCCCGTGGACGCTCGAACCGTTGGTGACTTCGTCGAACCGGCCCGCCGTCTCCGGGAAGTCACCAATGCGACAACGGAACCGTCCACCATTGCGCACATCCTGTGGCTCAACCACTCTCAGCCCCACCAGACTCGGCGGGCGCTCGCCAAAAAGGTGAACGTTCACCACGGCACCGTCAGCCGCATCCTGGATGCTTGGGGAGAACACCGCGAGGACATCGACGGGGTTGATCAAGAACCGGCACGGCAACCAGTCATGGCGTAGCAGCCGAGGACGGGCTGTCGGCGGGGGATGAGAACATCGTTTGATGGCGTACCCACCTGAACCAGGCGAGGGACAACCTGGGCTCGTCCTGCTGCCCGACGACCGCTACACCAACAGCGATGACCTGATCATTCTGAAACGGCCTGATCCGCCGGTATCCTCAGCGCAGTAGCGCTGGGACATTCGGTTACACGATCACCGTTAACCCAGGACCGAACCGCTCTTGGGCGGCAACGATCGCCGCCTGCGCGGTCGAGTAGTCGGTAGGGGAGTGCTCGACAGGGCTGTCGTGGGCGGCTGCAGGCACCGACTTCCACGACCACATCCGAGAGTCTCGGTTAAGCCGCACAACAACTCTCATGGCTGAGTAGTACCCATTCGAGGAGGCCTGATCGCCTCGGCCGGCACCCACAGACATGACGCCACCGTGACGGCGGCATTGGTGCTCGCGATGCTGACTCGCACCACACCCATCCACACCCCGCGAGAGGACAACGCCCACGCGAGCTGTTCGCCCGCCTGGTAGTGCTCGATTCTGAGCCCGTACGCGCGCTCAGTCAGGGTGACCGGTCGGGCGCCCACCATCGGGAAAGCCCAGCCCAACGCCGCAATCATGTCTTGTGCACGGTTGGTCATCTGTCCACGTAGTGTCCGACCGTGCGAAGGTCAGCGTGGCGAGTGTGCGTCACCCCCGGGGAGTTGATGCCGCGTGTGTCAATGGCGGACGTTGCTGGTCTCGCTGTGGATTGGCAGGACTGGTTGCTGCAGTCGGGGCTAGTACCTGGTGCTCCGTTCCTCCTGAGCCCGTCATTCGAGTACAGCATCACCCTGAACGCATTCTTTAGTTCGGCTGAGATGCAGTCCAAGGCGCGTAACACACAGGTTGGGTACGCACGCGATCTGGCGGCGTTCTTGAACTTCGCTTTCGCAGCGCGCGGGCGGCGTGATTGGCGGGATGTGGAGGAGTCCGATCACGTGGCCTATTGGCGATGGCGCCGAATGGATGCGGCCGGTCCTCGTGTGAAGGGTACGACCTGGGACCGCGAGGTCGCCGCGGCAGATAAGTTCTTTGGGTGGCAAGTCGACGCGGGTACGGTGCCGGTCAATCCGGTGCCGCACCGGCTTCGGAGGTTCATGCCGATCTACCCAGGGCCCGGCGGCCGCGAACTGTCCGCGACGACG contains:
- a CDS encoding cytochrome P450, producing MATDLSRLPHAPGRLPLLGDVTSVDRHKPTQHEMALSRDLGPIFQRKLLKDRLVIVAGSELANECANEDNWARALLGPGLSLRKVADDGLFTARTSDPAWGHARRVLTPAFTQDAMRVHHEAMLSVADDLRDSWTGSNSDLVDVTTAMTHTTLEVIARAGFSMGFGLFGDQGGSVENARAFLDALGRTLVWASESTNDLPIIGHVREALRQRQLRSDIATVQSTVDHIIEIRTDAAQVKSTDLLDLMLSTADPETGELLDHNNVRNQILTFLVAGHETTASLLETTLFYVAQDAGLQDRLRTEAATLKAADYAYTAVAGLRDIRATLNEVLRLWPPLPGLFRVSRRDQTLGGYHVPAGRAVFVLALAAQRDPAVWGDSADDFDPFRPKPARNAFFRPWGIGPRSCIGRAFAFHEATLLIAHILNNFELSAPAPAQLNIRERGALRPEPFHVKVASLAK
- a CDS encoding GAF domain-containing protein, with translation MSWYIIETLERPPTMSVVFKDGSRRDWANVQGLRRDTNVHSETLVKALEEVRQSGKPVKPIEVPGYQGPRLVSAIPILSYDRQVYGIQLWVGGLQEEIPHPRITAATTWDAKTLQVSQGLESWLMSTNDADGFRRNRNSGEFMRKVVRFDGVDELTEHAINPIEGRTLESDVVVLHDEGHLMRWHSVVRNRNDDEAFGLRSIMHDVSDTQDPQVGALEHLGVTEADPNGNVSALIAFPNGNETVVVVKFLTQPPHWIDYRLDGSNDIIHPEDWPLLRRNQNILSAGTPGARVKSQVRIRTSDPEKWVAVNLVEWRYPGTVGDKLHIVQFSRVTPASET
- a CDS encoding ParA family protein; the encoded protein is MSSNSYILAVAMQKGGVGKTTTANNIAYELHLAGLSVLLIDLDPQANATDGYGVELGDDDGTMYEVLVPDRGLRMPLAEVVQRTENGVDVAPSSDSLYALERTGLGPGGENRLKVAIDALPDPYDAIVIDCPPALGPMTTSAFAAATDVLAVVSPGGPDELKGLTALANNVYDAQELLNPQVDIRHVLLANYNGGSALAKGIRLNLERDWPNEYLGEISRTVRVGEAKDKRVPIAVWSPSCTAALDYRAVAKELLKRLDNARSA
- a CDS encoding DUF2637 domain-containing protein; the protein is MAVVTAIAVTTLLALGSFILSFSALWDIATEIWPQRELSWIAPVIVDGTILQATISLVAAAGDESRRSRQFFWFLLTTAAAISIAGNALHAYISETARLDPMVAVIGGTIPPAFLLLSTHGLVLLLRLRPEHAAPSVQEVEDHLATLQEIAPAGHPDPVDARTVGDFVEPARRLREVTNATTEPSTIAHILWLNHSQPHQTRRALAKKVNVHHGTVSRILDAWGEHREDIDGVDQEPARQPVMA